TGGCCGGCAAGGAAGAAACACAGGAAGAGAGAGACTACGGTGGCGGTGGAGCGGTACTGCTGCTGTTCCATGAATGATGACCCCAATCGGATTCAGACAACGTCGCGCGCGTCTGCCTTCAGCGCATGCCAAAGACAGATGCGGCGCCCACAGTCCTGGGTCACTCAAGGATGACTACCCCTGCGCTGACCCCCATGAACCCCCCCGGGTCTCGGTCAGCTCACTCAGCCTATCGAAACACTTGTGTCGAGTTGTTACAGAATTTGTAAACTTTTCTTAACGGGCGAAAAACCCGGCGCGAATCGTTGGACTTGCGATAAGTCGCCGAGGCTTAAACGCTTTCCGGAAGAAAATATTTAGGCACTTTATCCGCAAATCGACGCTCGAAAATCCGGAAATTAGCGCGCTATGCTGCTCACTACAACGTATGGGAGAACACGATGGCAAAAATCAACAAATCTCGACGAAGCCTGCTTGGAGGATTGGGTGCCGCGGGTGTGGCCGGAATGGCTGCGGGCACAGCCGCGCAGGCGCAGCCGGACGGTCCGGACTGGTCTGATATTAGGGTGGCTCAAAACGGTCGTTACGAGACGGTGCCTCTGCGCCAGCAGTCCATTAACGTGTCGGCGATTCAGTCGCGGGTCCGGTCGGTCGACATCCGCAACCTGAAGAAGACCCTGTCTGCCAACCTGGACCACGTCGTCAAGCTGATCAACTATGCGCAGGGTGCGCCGGAAGAGTGGGGCGGTGAACGTCGCTGGGGCAGTAAGCAGGACCTCATCTGCATGCACGAGTTTCCGATCCAGGGATTCCAGCCGTGGACGCGTAAGGAGCTGAATCGGGTCGCCTTCGAACTGCCGGGGCCGGAGACCGAGATCATTGGCGAGCGGGCGAAGAAGTTTGGCTGCTACATCGCCTTCGGCTGCTACGCCAAAGACAAAGACTGGCCCGGGCACGTCATCAACATGTCAGTGATTGTGGGGCCCGACGGCAATATCGTGTCCAAGCAGTGGAAAGCGCGAAACATTCTCGGCCTCTTCGGCGCGGGTGCGCTGATCGGCACAACCGTCTACAACGTGTTAGATCGCTACGTTGAGATGTACGGCTGGGACGCCACTCTGCCGATCGCCCGCACCGATATCGGCAACATCGCGATGACGGCGGTGGGCATCGAGCCCATGATCTATCAATGCCTGGCGCTGAAGGGCGCGGAGATTTTGATTATGTCGGTGACCGGTGGCTCCAACGCCAGCTCCGCCACAGAGGCGGCGCGTACCAACCGCATCTATACCGTCGGTGTCGGCAACGCGGTATCGCCGGACAACATCGGCTTTATGGATGCCGCCGGCGCCCGGGAAGAGGGCACGGTAATCATCGACCCGCGAGGCACGGTGGTCGGCAAAACCAGCAACGCGAACGAAGACACGGCCCGCGCCCGGATTCCGATCGGGGACTTTCGCGAGACCCGCCGATTCCGAGAGGTACCGGCAGCGCTGATTGCGCCGGTGCTGATGCAGTATCAGCCGCGCTTCCAGCCCAACGCGTTTCTCGACGAGCTGCCCGAGACCTATGAGGCCGCCGGTGATCTGGTGCGAAAGAAGATGAGTAGCTAAGGGGCGGTGGACCATGCGGCCCACTAGAGCGCCCGAGCGGCCACCCGCGTAGTCGCCTCAGCTTGGTGTGATGTTGGCGTTGAGCCGAAAAAGATTTTCCGGGTCGTAGGCTTTCTTGACCTTCGCCAGTTTGGGGAAATTGTGACGATAGTTGGCGTTGACCTGCTGCTGTGACTCGTCAAACAGGTCGTTGGAATAAAATCCGCGGGTGTAGGGCTCCATCTTGGCCCAGTATTGCTTGCTATCCTGCACGTGTTCGTCGGAGTCGGTGCCGTGTTTCCACGCCACCATGGACAGCATGTTGTGACTGGCTTCTCGGTGAGCAAATGCCGTTGCGTCGGCAGAGACGCGATTGATTGCGCCGCCGCTCTGCTGAAAGGCAAACCAGGTAACCCGGTTAGGCTTCGGGTCGAAGTAGTCCACCAGGTCGTCAACCATCCGGCTGTCGATGGCACCAATAAATCCAGATTTCTGGTAGGAGCCATTGGCCCTGGGGTCATCGGAGTCTCCTGAGCGCTGCAGGGCCACATAGTCGATCTTCGAGACGACTTCCCGCGTTGTTTTGCCGGCTTTGCGGATTGGTGCAAGCAGCTGATCAAGCCTGCTGACGTCTTCTCCACTGAAAACGACGCTAAGCGTCACCGCGGCGGGCCCACCCCCTGGCGGCGAGAACATACTGGCGCTGAGTTCCATGTCGTCTGGTATCTGCTCAGCGTACTCACCAAAGAAGCGCAGGACCTGTTTTGCCTGAGGCTGCGGGAAAGAGAAGCGCGCCCGCACAACCTCCCGCTGCATCGGGTGGAGGCCAAAGAGAAACGAGGTGACCACACCGAAGTTTCCGCCACCGCCGCGCAGCGCCCAGTAGAGGTCGGGGTTTTCATCCGGGGCGGCTCGGCGCAGCTGCCCGTCGGGTGTGACCACGTCCATCTCCAGCAGATTGTCGATGGTCATGCCGAACCGGCGCCCGAGTCGGCCGAAACCACCACCTAGGGTCAGGCCGCCGACGCCCGTATGTGAGACGGTGCCCGCCGTGGTGACCAGGCCGTGGGCCATAGCTTCGTGATCCAGCTCGCCGAGAAGGCTGCCGCCGTCGACCCGTGCGGTGCGCGCCTTCGGGTCGACGCGAACGCCGTGGAAGTTGGACAGATCAATCTGCAGCCCGCCGTCGCAGGTGGACTTTCCGGAGGCGCTGTGTCCGCCGCACTTCACGGCGACCAGCAGCTGGTGCTCGCGGGCGAAATTAACGGCGCTCTGCACGTCCGCAACGCCAGTTGGCTGGGCAATCAGCGCGGGGTGTTTGTCGAAGGTGGGGTTGAGCAGCAGACGAGCTTTGTCATAGCCATCCACATGCGGCAGCAACAGATGACTCTTCAGCCGATTGCTGAAGTCCTGCACGTCGCTGGCTTTAAGCGTAATCAGACTGCCGTCCCCCGTGACGGCCTGGATGTCACCCTTGACCGCGGTGGGCACATACTTGAGGGAGGTTTTTGCGTGGGCGAGCGGCAGTGTTGAGGTCAGCGCCGCGGCGAGTGATGACTGTAAAAATTGACGGCGTCGCATGTTGCCTCCCGAGGCGCTCGCTGCTCAGCGTTCGCGTGCTACTTTCAAGCTACGATAGCAAACTCGTGCAGCCTGTTGATTCCACTTGCCAAGCGATCCCTTACAGGGAATCTGCGATGCGACTTTTCATAACGGACAGCACTTCGTCACCGTCGCGCTGCCACCAGTCCTTGTCCGAAAAGATTTCCACCTCGTAGCAACCCTGGTAGCCGGCTCGCTCCATCCAGCTCCGAAGCTGTTTTAGGTCGATCACGCCGTCCCCCATCATGCCGCGGTCGAAAGCGAGGTCACGCGTGTTTTCCAGCCAGTCGCACACGTGAAAGGCGAGCAGCCGGTCTGAGGCGCCCGCTCGCTGGATTTCCTGCGCAAGCTGTGGGTCCCACCACACGTGATAGGCGTCCAGCGCAATGCCGAGGCCGTCACCCAGCTCGTCGCACAGGTCGTTCGCCTGGCTCAGGGAATTAACGCAGGCCGTAGTGGCCGCGTACATCGGGTGCAGCGGCTCTAGCGCGAGGGCAACGCCGGCGGCCCGGGCGCGTGGCAGCAGCTGGCCGAGCGCATCGCGCACCTGCCGACGGGCGCCGGCCAGGTCTTTGGAGCCGTCCGGCAGGCCCCCGACCACTAGCACTAGGCAGGAAGCGCCCATCTCCGCAGCGTGATCGATCGCCAGGTAGTGCGCGTCCAGCAATGCCCGGCGGGTGGCCTGATCGGCGCCGGTTAGCATGCCGGCGCCGCAGAGGCCTGTGACAGTGAGCCCGGAATCCCTCAGCAGCTTAATGGCCTGCTTGCTGCCCATTTCTTTTAACTGGAAGCACCAGGGGGTAATCCCTTTCAGTTCGTGGCGAAGACAGCCTTCAACGGCCTGTGTGAGGTTCCACTGCCGGTGCGTTGTGATGGTGTTGAGCGAGGTCCGGGCTGCGTCAGCCATGAGAGGTTTCCGGCGAAGACAGGGTGCATTCGACCGGCCGGATCAAACCGCCGAGCCCACCATGCCACCCAGACGCGATTCGATAATGCTTTCGGCCTCGGCTATGATCCGGTCCATCAGCTCCTGGACGGTTGGGATATCGTTAATCAACCCCGCGACCATGCCGCACGACCAGGCGCCCGCATCCATATCACCCTCCATCATGATCCGAGGATAAACGCCGGCAACCTCATCGATGATGTCCTCGAACTTCAGCTGGTCGCCAAGCCGCTTCTCCTTTTCTAGCAGGCTTTCCACGGCTGCGTTGTTCAGCACCCTTTCCGTGTTGCGCAGCGGCCGCATCACCAGCCGCGTCTCCAGCTCGGAGGCGTTCACGATGGCCTGTTTGACGTTCTCGTGGACCGGCGCTTCCTTGGTGGCGATGAAGCGCGTGCCCATGTTCATGCCGTCCGCCCCCATGGCCAGAGACGCAACCAGCGAACGGCCGTCCGCCTGGCCGCCGGACGCCACAAAAGGGATTTCCAGCTCGTCGGCTGCGCGAGGCAGCAGGATCATATTGGGTACATCGTCCTCCCCCGGATGCCCGCCACACTCGAAGCCGTCAACGCTGGCGGCATCACAGCCGATCGACTGGGCTTTGAGCGCGTGGCGCACCGACGTGCATTTATGCACCACCTTGATGCCGGCGTCCTGCAGGTATGGCAGGACCTGGGAAGGGTTGTTGCCCGCGGTCTCTACGATTTTGACGCCACCCTGAATGATGGTCTTGATGATGGCCGGGTAATCCGGTGCGTTCACGGTCGGGAGGAACGTCACGTTTACTCCGAAGGGCTTGTCCGTCATGTCGTGACAGCGCGCGATTTCGTTGGCCAGGTCTGCGGGCGTTTTTTGGGTCAGGCCAGTGATGATGCCCAGACCGCCCGCGTTGCTGACCGCCGCCGCCAGCTCGGCAAAGCCAACGTAGTGCATGCCGCCCTGAATGATGGGGTGCTCGAT
The Pseudomonadota bacterium DNA segment above includes these coding regions:
- a CDS encoding FAD-binding oxidoreductase, with the protein product MRRRQFLQSSLAAALTSTLPLAHAKTSLKYVPTAVKGDIQAVTGDGSLITLKASDVQDFSNRLKSHLLLPHVDGYDKARLLLNPTFDKHPALIAQPTGVADVQSAVNFAREHQLLVAVKCGGHSASGKSTCDGGLQIDLSNFHGVRVDPKARTARVDGGSLLGELDHEAMAHGLVTTAGTVSHTGVGGLTLGGGFGRLGRRFGMTIDNLLEMDVVTPDGQLRRAAPDENPDLYWALRGGGGNFGVVTSFLFGLHPMQREVVRARFSFPQPQAKQVLRFFGEYAEQIPDDMELSASMFSPPGGGPAAVTLSVVFSGEDVSRLDQLLAPIRKAGKTTREVVSKIDYVALQRSGDSDDPRANGSYQKSGFIGAIDSRMVDDLVDYFDPKPNRVTWFAFQQSGGAINRVSADATAFAHREASHNMLSMVAWKHGTDSDEHVQDSKQYWAKMEPYTRGFYSNDLFDESQQQVNANYRHNFPKLAKVKKAYDPENLFRLNANITPS
- a CDS encoding nitronate monooxygenase family protein gives rise to the protein MKTRITELLNIEHPIIQGGMHYVGFAELAAAVSNAGGLGIITGLTQKTPADLANEIARCHDMTDKPFGVNVTFLPTVNAPDYPAIIKTIIQGGVKIVETAGNNPSQVLPYLQDAGIKVVHKCTSVRHALKAQSIGCDAASVDGFECGGHPGEDDVPNMILLPRAADELEIPFVASGGQADGRSLVASLAMGADGMNMGTRFIATKEAPVHENVKQAIVNASELETRLVMRPLRNTERVLNNAAVESLLEKEKRLGDQLKFEDIIDEVAGVYPRIMMEGDMDAGAWSCGMVAGLINDIPTVQELMDRIIAEAESIIESRLGGMVGSAV
- a CDS encoding sugar phosphate isomerase/epimerase family protein; translated protein: MADAARTSLNTITTHRQWNLTQAVEGCLRHELKGITPWCFQLKEMGSKQAIKLLRDSGLTVTGLCGAGMLTGADQATRRALLDAHYLAIDHAAEMGASCLVLVVGGLPDGSKDLAGARRQVRDALGQLLPRARAAGVALALEPLHPMYAATTACVNSLSQANDLCDELGDGLGIALDAYHVWWDPQLAQEIQRAGASDRLLAFHVCDWLENTRDLAFDRGMMGDGVIDLKQLRSWMERAGYQGCYEVEIFSDKDWWQRDGDEVLSVMKSRIADSL
- a CDS encoding nitrilase-related carbon-nitrogen hydrolase → MAKINKSRRSLLGGLGAAGVAGMAAGTAAQAQPDGPDWSDIRVAQNGRYETVPLRQQSINVSAIQSRVRSVDIRNLKKTLSANLDHVVKLINYAQGAPEEWGGERRWGSKQDLICMHEFPIQGFQPWTRKELNRVAFELPGPETEIIGERAKKFGCYIAFGCYAKDKDWPGHVINMSVIVGPDGNIVSKQWKARNILGLFGAGALIGTTVYNVLDRYVEMYGWDATLPIARTDIGNIAMTAVGIEPMIYQCLALKGAEILIMSVTGGSNASSATEAARTNRIYTVGVGNAVSPDNIGFMDAAGAREEGTVIIDPRGTVVGKTSNANEDTARARIPIGDFRETRRFREVPAALIAPVLMQYQPRFQPNAFLDELPETYEAAGDLVRKKMSS